In Biomphalaria glabrata chromosome 11, xgBioGlab47.1, whole genome shotgun sequence, the following proteins share a genomic window:
- the LOC106073748 gene encoding uncharacterized protein LOC106073748: MADIYKPSLNKKMFSFLVVLVSALQVVSCIDDSLLQCNSSCAVYDFKYFVDKLLQQERELSTYQSLTNCSAVALQAQIEAVEDLAFYPPLIYGGKKYLIAQLFFQTQSSRVAITRCGAFGGYLAEIDDTDEYAALKTFIDSTPNVNMIMISGSDAATKGTLLFQRTGQPVPVIAWAPNEPNLIEEENCLYLWRDFDNLMMDDACEYIPFDTTFMCEIPI, translated from the exons ATGGCTGATATCTATAAACCTTCACTgaataagaaaatgttttcttttctggTAGTTCTGGTGTCTGCTCTGCAGGTTGTGAGTTGTATTG atgaCTCACTTCTACAGTGTAACAGCAGCTGTGCGGTGTATGACTTCAAATATTTCGTTGACAAACTCCTGCAGCAAGAAAGAGAGCTCAGCACCTATCAGAGTTTAACCAATTGCTCTGCTGTGGCGCTACAAGCTCAAATAGAAGCCGTCGAGGATCTAGCTTTTTACCCTCCTTTGATTTACGGCGGCAAGAAATACCTCATAgctcaacttttttttcaaacccaaAGTTCAAGAGTCGCCATAACTCGTTGCGGGGCTTTTGGTGGCTACCTGGCGGAAATTGACGACACGGATGAGTACGCCGCGCTGAAGACCTTTATAGACAGCACGCCAAACGTAAACATGATAATGATTTCTGGCTCGGATGCTGCGACAAAAGGGACCTTGTTGTTTCAGCGAACTGGTCAGCCTGTGCCTGTTATAGCTTGGGCCCCTAACGAGCCTAATCTCATTGAAGAGGAGAATTGCTTATATTTGTGGAGAGACTTTGACAATCTAATGATGGACGATGCATGTGAATATATACCTTTTGATACCACGTTCATGTGTGAGATACCCATCTAG